GCGAAGACGTCGCCCtggacggaggcggcgagcatgtTGGCGCCCACGTAGCCGGTCCAGGCGGGCTCGtggccggagccgccgccgcttatGATGCTCACGTTGCGCCGGTCGTAGGCGGTGTCGTAGACGACGCggttggcctcgtcgaggctgagGGAGGGGTTGTaggcgatgatgccgcggAGGGCCTTGTTGACCAGGCCATCGGGCGAGTTGAAGAGATGGCGTTTCGACATGGTGACGCCTCTCTCTTTTGTGGTCTGTGTGCGTGTCTCGGTGTCTCGACTCTGCGATCCAAATGGCAACGGAGCAGCTTTACATACAAGGTCGTCTGGCGTGCCCCGTTCAAGGAGGTGTAAGAAAGCTGAAGACGAGCCGGCACGAACGGTCCAAGAACGTTCCCGAGTTCGGACGAGCTACCACAGGCAGAAGGATGCAGACAGACATCAACGTGCGTGTCGCGCGCGGACTTTGGTCCGCTGCGTGGGCGCATGGGCGCATGGGGTGGCTGGACCTGGCGGCCGACTTACACGAACGCATGCGCCCCCGTGCGGTCGAGCGCTATCACCGGGGTtcagctcctcgcccgccatcaGGCCGAGAGCAGTAGGCGCTCCCGATACCAGTCTACATGCCGCGGTCCCCGCATACGTGTACCTTGCCTCCATCCGTCCGATCAAGCCATGGCCGGTTCCTGACGACACGGAATTTCTGGACCGgctggtcgtggtggtggtgtaggGAAGTTGGTGGTTTTGCCTCCTTTGAGGAGCCCGGATTTCCAGATTAGGAAATCCGCCGCCAGGATTCCCCCACATTTTGAAGCGGAACTgagtggagggagggggtgaCAGCCGACTCCGGgggaagcaagcaagcaaggaagcaagcaagccgaGCCCCACGATGAAAATGCGCTATGCAGTCATCAGTGGGAacagggagagggggaggggcacTTACGTTGGGTCGAGGCGCGTGTTGTTGGACGTCGGAATgccatgttgctgctgctggcctggCGTTTGgtctggggcgggcgggcgatggaTGATGCTGGAGCAGCTGTAAGTGGGGAGTCCGTTGTTGAGGGGGGGAACTCTGGCGTTTGGACTTGTGTCGTGCGCTGGTCTGTCTGGTGGCAAGTAAAGAAGAGCCGTTACAGCACTTGATGTACGTCGGTCCGCTCCCTCGCCGGGCAGTCACCTCTTCCCCCAAACCCTCCTTTTCATACCATTTCCTGAAGACCTCTGAGACGCAGAGTCTGACTCCTACTTGCATTGTTTTCTCCTCAAGTCCACAAAGCGAGACGTTGAGAGTCAAGATGTCACCACCATGGAGAATCGCCATGGGCTGCGATGTAAGCCGCGCTTGTTCacccttcctccctcccctcctccccttaCCTTGCCCAGGACCACCCGCCATACATGTCATGGCCAAAGCAGCGCTGACGAGACgaaaaaaaacaaaaacaaaacaGGAAGCCGGCATATCCTACAAAGACGCCATCAAGCGCGACTTCGAGTCCGACTCgcgcgtcgcctccgtcatcGACGTGGGCTCGCAcgagggcagcgacaagACGGCGTacccgacgcgggcggcctcggcggcgcggctggtggccgagggcaaggcggACCGGGCGCTGCTCATCTGCGGGACGgggctgggcgtcgccatcacgGCCAACAAGATCAAGGGCGTGCGGGCGGTGACGGCCCACGA
Above is a genomic segment from Purpureocillium takamizusanense chromosome 2, complete sequence containing:
- the DERI1 gene encoding Ribose-5-phosphate isomerase (EggNog:ENOG503P2T0~COG:G), whose translation is MSPPWRIAMGCDEAGISYKDAIKRDFESDSRVASVIDVGSHEGSDKTAYPTRAASAARLVAEGKADRALLICGTGLGVAITANKIKGVRAVTAHDSFSVERSVLSNNAQVLCMGERVVGLELARRLAREWLGYEFDATSASAKKVDEIVQLEACEA